In Ailuropoda melanoleuca isolate Jingjing chromosome 11, ASM200744v2, whole genome shotgun sequence, a genomic segment contains:
- the TARDBP gene encoding TAR DNA-binding protein 43, protein MSEYIRVTEDENDEPIEIPSEDDGTVLLSTVTAQFPGACGLRYRNPVSQCMRGVRLVEGILHAPDAGWGNLVYVVNYPKDNKRKMDETDASSAVKVKRAVQKTSDLIVLGLPWKTTEQDLKEYFSTFGEVLMVQVKKDIKTGHSKGFGFVRFTEYETQVKVMSQRHMIDGRWCDCKLPNSKQSPDEPLRSRKVFVGRCTEDMTADELRQFFCQYGEVVDVFIPKPFRAFAFVTFADDQVAQSLCGEDLIIKGISVHISNAEPKHNSSRQLERSGRFGGNPGGFGNQGGFGNSRGGGAGLGNNQGSNMGGGMNFGAFSINPAMMAAAQAALQSSWGMMGMLASQQNQSGPSGNNQSQGNMQREPNQAFGSGNNSYSGSNSGAAIGWGSASNAGSGSGFNGGFGSSMDSKSSGWGM, encoded by the exons atgtcTGAATATATTCGGGTAACCGAAGATGAGAATGACGAGCCCATTGAAATACCATCAGAAGACGATGGGACAGTGCTGCTGTCCACAGTTACAGCCCAGTTTCCCGGGGCATGTGGGCTGCGCTACAGGAATCCAGTGTCCCAGTGTATGAGAGGTGTCCGGCTGGTAGAAGGAATTCTGCATGCCCCGGATGCTGGCTGGGGAAATCTGGTATATGTTGTCAACTATCCCAAAG ataacaaaagaaaaatggatgagACAGATGCTTCATCAGCAGTGAAAGTGAAAAGAGCTGTCCAGAAAACATCTGATTTAATAGTGTTGGGTCTCCCATGGAAAACGACTGAACAGGatctaaaagaatattttagtaCCTTTGGAGAAGTTCTTATGGTTCAG gtcAAGAAAGATATTAAAACCGGTCATTCAAAGGGGTTTGGCTTTGTTCGTTTTACGGAATATGAAACCCAGGTTAAAGTAATGTCACAGCGACATATGATAGATGGACGGTGGTGTGACTGTAAACTTCCTAATTCTAAG CAAAGCCCAGATGAGCCTCTGCGAAGCAGGAAGGTGTTTGTCGGACGCTGTACGGAAGACATGACTGCCGATGAGCTACGCCAGTTCTTCTGCCAGTACGGGGAAGTGGTAGACGTCTTCATTCCCAAACCATTCAGGGCCTTTGCCTTTGTTACGTTTGCAGATGATCag GTTGCCCAGTCTCTTTGTGGAGAGGACTTGATCATTAAAGGAATCAGCGTACACATATCCAATGCTGAACCTAAGCACAATAGCAGTAGACAGTTAGAGAGGAGTGGGAGGTTCGGTGGGAATCCGGGTGGCTTTGGGAATCAGGGTGGGTTCGGTAACAGTAGAGGGGGTGGCGCTGGCTTGGGAAACAATCAGGGTAGTAATATGGGTGGAGGGATGAACTTTGGCGCCTTTAGCATTAATCCAGCCATGATGGCGGCGGCCCAGGCGGCGCTGCAGAGCAGCTGGGGCATGATGGGTATGTTGGCCAGTCAGCAGAACCAGTCGGGCCCATCAGGTAACAACCAAAGCCAAGGCAACATGCAGAGGGAGCCAAATCAGGCCTTTGGTTCTGGAAATAACTCCTATAGCGGTTCTAATTCAGGTGCAGCAATTGGCTGGGGATCCGCATCGAATGCAGGGTCAGGCAGCGGTTTTAATGGAGGGTTTGGCTCAAGCATGGATTCTAAATCTTCTGGCTGGGGGATGTAG
- the MASP2 gene encoding mannan-binding lectin serine protease 2 isoform X2, whose product MRLLVFLGLLWGSAATAPRPQWPEPVFGRLASPGFPGEYANNQEQRWTLTAPPGYRLRLHFTHFHLELSYLCEYDYVKLSSGTKVLATLCGHESTDTERAPGNDTFYSPASRLDVTFRSDYSNEKPFTGFEAFYAAEDIDECQVPPGQAPPCDHHCHNHLGGFYCSCRRGYVLHGNRRTCSALCSGQVFTNRSGVLSSPEYPQPYPKLSSCTYSIHLEEGFSIILDFVGSFDVETHPDTLCPYDSLKIQTDKEEYGPFCGTTLPPRIETKSNAVTITFVTDHSGDHTGWKIHYTSTAQPCPGPVAPPNGHIAPVQAEYILEDRFSVFCETGYELLQGYLPLKSFAAVCQRDGSWDQPMPKCSIVDCGPPDDLPSGQVQYITGPDVTTYKAVIQYRCRETFYTMTPNDGKYVCEADGFWTSSKGEKSLPVCEPVCGISTRTTGGRIYGGRNAKLGDFPWQVLLLGQTTAAGALLQDNWILTAAHAVYTQKEAASSLDVRMGTLKRLSVHYTQAWAEAIFIHEGYTHGAGFDNDIALIKLKNRVVINSNILPICLPGKEAESFMRTNDIGTASGWGLTQRGFLARNLMFVDIPIVDHQKCTAAYEKQSYPGGRVTENMLCAGLEGGGKDSCRGDSGGALVFLDNDTQRWFVGGIVSWGSINCGEANQYGVYTKVINYIPWIKNIINNF is encoded by the exons ATGAG GCTGCTGGTCTTCCTGGGCTTGCTGTGGGGCTCGGCAGCCACAGCCCCGCGCCCACAGTGGCCTGAGCCCGTGTTCGGGCGCCTGGCATCCCCTGGCTTCCCCGGGGAGTATGCCAACAACCAGGAGCAGCGCTGGACCCTGACGGCGCCCCCCGGCTACCGCCTGCGTCTCCACTTCACCCACTTCCACCTGGAGCTGTCCTACCTCTGCGAGTATGACTACGTCAAG CTGAGCTCAGGGACCAAGGTGCTGGCCACGCTGTGCGGGCACGAGAGCACGGACACCGAGCGCGCCCCCGGCAATGACACCTTCTACTCGCCGGCCTCCAGGCTGGACGTCACCTTCCGCTCCGACTACTCTAACGAGAAGCCATTCACAGGCTTTGAGGCCTTCTATGCAGCCGAGG ACATCGATGAGTGCCAGGTGCCCCCCGGACAGGCCCCTCCCTGTGACCACCACTGCCATAACCACCTGGGTGGCTTCTACTGCTCCTGCCGCAGGGGCTACGTGCTCCACGGGAACAGGCGCACCTGCTCAg CCCTGTGTTCAGGTCAGGTCTTCACCAACCGGTCGGGGGTGCTCAGCAGCCCTGAATACCCACAGCCGTACCCCAAACTCTCAAGTTGCACCTACAGCATCCACCTGGAGGAGGGGTTCAGCATCATCCTGGACTTCGTGGGGTCCTTCGATGTGGAGACACACCCAGACACCCTGTGCCCCTACGACTCCCTCAAG ATTCAAACAGACAAAGAGGAATATGGCCCATTTTGTGGGACAACGTTGCCCCCTAGGATTGAAACTAAAAGCAATGCCGTGACCATCACCTTTGTCACTGACCATTCGGGGGACCACACTGGCTGGAAGATCCACTACACTAGCACAG CTCAGCCCTGCCCTGGTCCGGTGGCGCCACCTAATGGTCACATCGCGCCGGTGCAAGCCGAGTACATCCTGGAGGACCGCTTCTCCGTCTTTTGCGAGACCGGTTATGAGCTTCTCCAA GGTTATTTGCCCCTGAAATCTTTTGCTGCGGTCTGTCAAAGAGATGGCTCTTGGGACCAGCCGATGCCCAAGTGCAGCA TTGTGGACTGCGGCCCCCCTGATGACCTACCCAGCGGCCAAGTGCAGTACATCACAGGCCCTGACGTGACCACGTACAAAGCGGTGATTCAGTACCGCTGCCGTGAGACCTTCTACACAATGACCCCGAACGACG GTAAATATGTGTGTGAGGCTGATGGATTCTGGACGAGctccaaaggagaaaaatcactcCCAGTCTGCGAGCCTG TTTGTGGAATATCAACTCGAACCACAGGAGGTCGTATATACGGAGGGCGGAACGCAAAGCTTGGTGATTTCCCCTGGCAGGTCCTGTTATTAGGTCAAACTACGGCAGCAGGTGCACTCCTGCAGGACAACTGGATCCTCACAGCTGCTCACGCTGTATACACGCAGAAAGAAGCTGCGTCCTCCTTAGACGTCAGAATGGGTACCCTGAAGAGACTGTCGGTTCATTATACACAAGCCTGGGCCGAGGCCATTTTTATACATGAAGGTTATACTCATGGTGCTGGTTTTGATAACGACATAGCACTGATTAAATTGAAGAACAGAGTTGTAATCAATAGCAACATCCTGCCTATCTGTTTGCCGGGAAAGGAAGCGGAATCCTTCATGAGGACAAATGACATTGGAACCGCATCTGGATGGGGATTAACCCAGAGGGGTTTCCTTGCCAGAAATCTAATGTTTGTTGACATACCAATTGTCGACCATCAGAAATGTACTGCTGCGTATGAGAAGCAGTCCTATCCAGGGGGGAGGGTAACGGAGAACATGCTTTGTGCAGGCTTAGAAGGCGGGGGCAAGGACAGCTGTAGAGGGGACAGTGGGGGGGCGTTAGTGTTTCTAGATAATGACACACAGAGATGGTTTGTGGGAGGAATAGTGTCCTGGGGTTCCATTAATTGTGGGGAAGCAAATCAGTATGGAGTCTACACCAAagttattaactatattccctggATCAAGaacataattaataatttttaa
- the MASP2 gene encoding mannan-binding lectin serine protease 2 isoform X1 has protein sequence MRLLVFLGLLWGSAATAPRPQWPEPVFGRLASPGFPGEYANNQEQRWTLTAPPGYRLRLHFTHFHLELSYLCEYDYVKLSSGTKVLATLCGHESTDTERAPGNDTFYSPASRLDVTFRSDYSNEKPFTGFEAFYAAEDIDECQVPPGQAPPCDHHCHNHLGGFYCSCRRGYVLHGNRRTCSEQSP, from the exons ATGAG GCTGCTGGTCTTCCTGGGCTTGCTGTGGGGCTCGGCAGCCACAGCCCCGCGCCCACAGTGGCCTGAGCCCGTGTTCGGGCGCCTGGCATCCCCTGGCTTCCCCGGGGAGTATGCCAACAACCAGGAGCAGCGCTGGACCCTGACGGCGCCCCCCGGCTACCGCCTGCGTCTCCACTTCACCCACTTCCACCTGGAGCTGTCCTACCTCTGCGAGTATGACTACGTCAAG CTGAGCTCAGGGACCAAGGTGCTGGCCACGCTGTGCGGGCACGAGAGCACGGACACCGAGCGCGCCCCCGGCAATGACACCTTCTACTCGCCGGCCTCCAGGCTGGACGTCACCTTCCGCTCCGACTACTCTAACGAGAAGCCATTCACAGGCTTTGAGGCCTTCTATGCAGCCGAGG ACATCGATGAGTGCCAGGTGCCCCCCGGACAGGCCCCTCCCTGTGACCACCACTGCCATAACCACCTGGGTGGCTTCTACTGCTCCTGCCGCAGGGGCTACGTGCTCCACGGGAACAGGCGCACCTGCTCAg AGCAGAGCCCCTAG